The following are encoded in a window of Kitasatospora fiedleri genomic DNA:
- a CDS encoding type I polyketide synthase, whose amino-acid sequence MTDPIDDAGTDDLIAVVGLACRVPGARDPEELWANLLAGVESVDFHPRTEQDPPHYVPASPSAEGAAEFDAEFFGMSPREAELTDPQQRRFLECSWEALESAGHDPAAFDGRIGVWGGSSVGSYLLLNLMPHHTGASLLGDYPAMLLHGNEKDHLTTRVAYKLGLTGPAVTVQSACSSSLVAVAQACQSLLDYGCDLALAGGTSLKLPLDAGYLYEPGSIFSPDGHCRAFDADAAGTLFGTGTAVVALRRLRDALADGDPVRAVIRGAAVNNDGSGKAGYTAPGVDGQAAVIAEAYELAGVSPLSIGYVEAHGTGTPIGDPIEVAALTEVYAAEGAGPGSCLLGSVKTNLGHLNAAAGAVGLIKAVLAVERGTVPPSLHFRRFNPAIDADTVPFRVPVEVEPWPKDGPRRAAVSSFGIGGTNAHLVVEQAPARPAAGAPRAYQVLPLSARTPQALERAVRRLTGTLADGPADLPGLAHTLRTGRRAFAHRTALVAGPDGAVRALPDPSDPAGPAGRARVALLLPGQGAQYSGMAAEVHRTEPVFRAHFDECAELLRGHLGRDLRELIDTEPPAPGVPDPLTGTALAQPALFAVEYALARYWESLGVRPAALVGHSVGEWTAACLAGVFDLPDALALVAVRGRLMQALPPGGMLAVELTEPAAAEFLADHPELSLAAVNAPGRCVLAGPPDAVAAAVRALALAGVPARRLHTSHAFHSAVLDPVLAPFAEQVAARRRNRPTLPFTSSLTGTWITPEQAVSPRYWADQARGCVRFADAVRTAAAAADVLLETGPGRTLGRLATECAPAAGPRPAVLASLRHPRQGAGDAESLARAAGALWAHGADLDWRAYDADRGHRRGPAPTYPFEPARHWVDPPATVPAPAAVPAPAVPTPVAAPAPEAAPAPAAAPAPEAERPAGVQDRVIALWGELLGVSGLGPDDDFFEHNGDSVLATRLVSRARHLFGVELPLDDLLDEPTVGGMTRLVEDALARAA is encoded by the coding sequence GTGACTGACCCGATCGACGACGCCGGGACGGACGACCTGATCGCCGTGGTGGGCCTGGCCTGCCGGGTGCCCGGCGCCCGCGACCCCGAGGAGCTCTGGGCCAACCTGCTGGCCGGCGTGGAGTCGGTGGACTTCCACCCCCGCACCGAGCAGGACCCGCCGCACTACGTCCCGGCGTCGCCGAGCGCCGAGGGCGCCGCCGAGTTCGACGCCGAGTTCTTCGGGATGTCCCCGCGCGAGGCGGAGCTGACCGACCCGCAGCAGCGCCGCTTCCTGGAGTGCTCCTGGGAGGCGCTGGAGTCGGCCGGCCACGACCCGGCCGCGTTCGACGGCCGGATCGGGGTGTGGGGCGGCAGCAGCGTCGGCAGCTACCTGCTGCTCAACCTGATGCCGCACCACACCGGGGCCTCGCTGCTCGGCGACTACCCGGCGATGCTGCTGCACGGCAACGAGAAGGACCACCTGACCACCCGGGTCGCGTACAAGCTGGGCCTGACCGGCCCGGCGGTGACCGTGCAGAGCGCCTGCTCCAGCTCGCTGGTCGCGGTCGCCCAGGCCTGCCAGTCGCTGCTGGACTACGGCTGCGACCTGGCGCTGGCCGGCGGCACCTCGCTGAAACTGCCGCTGGACGCGGGCTACCTGTACGAGCCGGGCTCGATCTTCTCCCCGGACGGCCACTGCCGGGCCTTCGACGCGGACGCCGCCGGGACGCTGTTCGGCACCGGCACCGCCGTGGTGGCGCTGCGCCGGCTGCGCGACGCGCTGGCGGACGGCGACCCGGTCCGGGCGGTGATCCGCGGCGCCGCGGTCAACAACGACGGCTCCGGCAAGGCCGGTTACACCGCCCCGGGGGTGGACGGCCAGGCCGCGGTGATCGCCGAGGCGTACGAGCTGGCCGGGGTCTCCCCGCTGAGCATCGGCTACGTGGAGGCGCACGGCACCGGCACCCCGATCGGCGACCCGATCGAGGTCGCCGCGCTCACCGAGGTGTACGCGGCGGAGGGCGCCGGGCCGGGCTCCTGCCTGCTCGGCTCGGTGAAGACCAACCTCGGCCACCTGAACGCGGCGGCCGGCGCGGTCGGCCTGATCAAGGCGGTGCTGGCGGTGGAGCGCGGCACGGTGCCGCCGAGCCTGCACTTCCGCCGCTTCAACCCGGCGATCGACGCCGACACGGTGCCGTTCCGGGTGCCGGTGGAGGTCGAGCCGTGGCCGAAGGACGGCCCGCGCCGGGCCGCGGTCTCCTCCTTCGGCATCGGCGGCACCAACGCCCACCTGGTGGTCGAGCAGGCCCCGGCCCGCCCCGCCGCCGGCGCCCCCCGGGCGTACCAGGTGCTGCCGCTGTCCGCCCGCACCCCGCAGGCGCTGGAACGCGCCGTGCGGAGGCTGACCGGCACCCTGGCCGACGGCCCGGCCGACCTGCCCGGCCTGGCGCACACCCTGCGCACCGGCCGGCGGGCCTTCGCGCACCGCACCGCGCTGGTCGCCGGGCCGGACGGGGCCGTCCGCGCGCTGCCCGATCCGTCCGACCCGGCGGGCCCGGCCGGCCGGGCCCGGGTGGCGCTGCTGCTGCCCGGCCAGGGCGCCCAGTACTCCGGCATGGCGGCCGAGGTCCACCGCACCGAGCCGGTGTTCCGGGCCCACTTCGACGAGTGCGCCGAGCTGCTGCGCGGCCACCTCGGCCGGGACCTGCGGGAGCTGATCGACACCGAGCCGCCCGCCCCCGGCGTGCCGGACCCGCTGACCGGGACGGCGCTGGCCCAACCCGCGCTGTTCGCGGTGGAGTACGCGCTGGCCCGGTACTGGGAGTCGCTCGGCGTCCGCCCGGCCGCGCTGGTCGGCCACAGCGTCGGCGAGTGGACCGCGGCCTGCCTGGCCGGGGTGTTCGACCTGCCGGACGCGCTGGCGCTGGTCGCCGTCCGGGGCCGGCTGATGCAGGCCCTGCCGCCCGGCGGGATGCTCGCGGTGGAGCTCACCGAGCCGGCCGCCGCCGAGTTCCTCGCCGACCACCCGGAGCTGTCGCTGGCCGCGGTCAACGCGCCGGGGCGCTGCGTGCTGGCCGGCCCGCCGGACGCGGTGGCGGCGGCGGTCCGGGCGCTGGCCCTGGCCGGGGTCCCGGCCCGGCGGCTGCACACCTCGCACGCCTTCCACTCCGCGGTGCTCGACCCGGTGCTGGCACCGTTCGCCGAGCAGGTCGCGGCCCGCCGCCGGAACCGCCCGACCCTGCCCTTCACCTCCTCGCTGACCGGCACCTGGATCACCCCGGAGCAGGCGGTCAGCCCGCGCTACTGGGCCGACCAGGCGCGCGGCTGCGTCCGGTTCGCCGACGCGGTCCGCACCGCGGCCGCCGCCGCCGACGTGCTGCTGGAGACCGGGCCGGGCCGCACCCTGGGCCGGCTGGCCACCGAGTGCGCGCCCGCGGCCGGACCGCGGCCGGCCGTCCTCGCCTCGCTGCGCCACCCCCGGCAGGGCGCGGGCGACGCCGAGTCGCTGGCCCGCGCGGCCGGCGCGCTCTGGGCGCACGGCGCGGACCTGGACTGGCGGGCGTACGACGCGGACCGCGGCCACCGGCGCGGCCCCGCCCCGACCTACCCCTTCGAGCCCGCCCGGCACTGGGTCGACCCGCCCGCCACCGTCCCGGCCCCGGCCGCTGTTCCGGCACCGGCCGTCCCGACACCGGTGGCCGCCCCCGCACCGGAGGCCGCCCCCGCACCGGCCGCCGCCCCCGCCCCGGAGGCCGAGCGGCCGGCCGGGGTGCAGGACCGGGTGATCGCGCTCTGGGGCGAGCTGCTGGGCGTCTCCGGCCTCGGCCCGGACGACGACTTCTTCGAGCACAACGGCGACTCCGTGCTCGCCACCCGGCTGGTCTCCCGGGCCCGGCACCTGTTCGGCGTCGAACTGCCGCTGGACGACCTGCTGGACGAGCCCACCGTCGGCGGCATGACCCGCCTGGTCGAGGACGCGCTCGCCCGCGCCGCCTGA